In one window of Gymnogyps californianus isolate 813 chromosome 7, ASM1813914v2, whole genome shotgun sequence DNA:
- the SGO2 gene encoding shugoshin 2 — protein MYRFVLMMDKQATAKPSTIFTSDAVKGHMKKRDGTLQAVKWNASLASKIKTKILNNSSMFKVSLKQNNKALAVALSVEKENSRKLRNEKIFLQKEVEKLQLHNILLRQKLNCLNKTLIEIEAFLNNNLLTAIEISSLSEHLQNSLPLSPGPSSPTDNQFKSTCRSARSAELPVKLPLIATANAKQQDSPSVCEIPNSYKCTTILSKEMHSDQFKFALSLPSGTNNQKLIEIDPVETTVDKNIFLKENQSRPELTCGSAFLFHVKNTQSLRQSEELTKQYNDNSLPFCGNVTERKKHAVLQKSKTQPNIKDFDKKCSSNNLPHHGVNSGSNTNGMNLQESSSDLSRIIPSPLKFSNESKIAFKKLLFTDKMKPEETVYDADMELTASDAVGLSAYK, from the exons ATGTACAGGTTCGTTTTGATGATGGATAAACAAGCAACTGCTAAACCATCTACCATTTTCACCTCGGATGCTGTTAAAGGACACATGAAGAAGAGGGATGGAACATTACAAGCTGTAAAATGGAATGCTTCTTTAGCATCtaaaatcaaaactaaaatattaa ATAACTCATCTATGTTTAAAGTATcgttaaaacaaaataataaagcattaGCTGTGGCTTTGagtgtggagaaagaaaattctcGGAAGCTAAGGAATgagaagatttttcttcagaaggaagTAGAAAAGCTGCAGCTTCATAATATCTTGCTTCGTCAAAAACTAAATTGTTTG AATAAAACCCTTATAGAAATAGAAGCATTTTTGAATAACAACCTCTTAACTGCAATAGAAATAAGCAGTCTTTCTGAG CATCTTCAGAATTCTCTTCCTCTATCACCTGGTCCAAGTAGCCCTACTGATAACCAGTTCAAGAGTACATGTCGGTCAGCTAG atCTGCAGAATTGCCAGTGAAGCTTCCTTTAATTGCAACAGCTAATGCAAAACAGCAAGATAGCCCTTCTGTGTGTGAAATACCAAATTCTTACAAGTGTACCACTATTTTGTCAAAGGAAATGCATTCAGATCAATTCAAGTTTGCATTATCATTGCCTTCTGGTACAAATAATCAAAAGTTAATTGAAATAGACCCCGTGGAAACAACCGttgacaaaaatatatttttaaaag aaaatCAGTCACGCCCAGAACTAACTTGCGGTAGTGCCTTCCTGTTTCATGTCAAAAATACACAATCTTTAAGACAGTCTGAGGAGCTTACAAAACAATATAATGATAATTCATTGCCATTCTGTGGAAATgtgactgaaagaaagaaacatgcaGTACTTCAGAAGTCAAAAACTCAACCTAATATAAAGGATTTTGATAAAAAATGTAGCTCAAATAATCTGCCTCATCATGGTGTCAACAGCGGCAGCAACACCAATGGCATGAATTTGCAGGAAAGTTCAAGTGACTTGTCTCGCATTATTCCTTCACCTCTTAAATTTAGCAATGAAAGTAAGATAGCTTTTAAGAAGCTACTTTTTACTGACAAGATGAAGCCTGAAGAAACTGTTTATGATGCTGATATGGAGTTGACTGCCAGTGATGCAG TGGGACTTTCTGCATACAAATGA
- the LOC127018649 gene encoding uncharacterized protein LOC127018649, whose protein sequence is MNTAKYCREENGQYGEYISKKSQTEIHQHDSKRKQDQKNIIKRKYNKNSSYRQSGETESDGIHKIAQKADQKSSHFSPGGLKRTLAKASQKAYVTPKENLPQFSLCKNEELKNKDALHAEAVCGNKITETQQMQVALVTQNGVAMNTPQAKEQVDDDANTLKKVDSSSVAHKSPHISNSPDNQVKHKQRFSSDITETRPEKNCFRHIDQGGQNILDDQEVPHEIDSFMSKLKPMVQKSEFLKLVPVQCSKNMPLNVDSFFQEGLSNVELPALNNHNASMNFSILQNSEICGENDHHKALDAGKAEQKLDHISKETYKKTLKPCHGRKALQDLTNTSKQSHTFLPKSPKTLEENSAAPSRRGRATICYKEPNLNRKLRRGDQFTDTQFLDSPVYRVKNKRSFKSKSKCI, encoded by the exons ATGAACACAGCAAAATACTGTAGAGAGGAAAATGGGCAGTATGgagaatatatttcaaaaaagtCTCAAACGGAGATACACCAACAtgacagcaagagaaaacaagacCAGAAGAAtattataaagagaaaatacaacaaaaacagTAGTTACAGACAAAGTGGAGAAACTGAAAGTGACGGCATTCATAAAATTGCTCAGAAAGCAGACCAAAAGAGTAGCCATTTTTCACCAGGTGGATTAAAACGTACATTGGCAAAGGCTAGCCAGAAAGCATATGTaacaccaaaagaaaatcttccaCAGTTCTCActttgtaaaaatgaagaattaaaaaataaggatgCATTGCATGCAGAGGCTGtttgtggaaataaaataacCGAAACTCAGCAAATGCAAGTAGCTTTAGTTACTCAGAATGGTGTAGCTATGAATACACCACAAGCTAAAGAACAAGTTGATGATGACGCTAATACATTAAAGAAAGTAGATTCCTCATCAGTGGCACATAAAAGCCCTCACATTAGTAATTCTCCTGATAATCAGGTAAAGCACAAACAGAGGTTTAGTTCTGATATTACTGAGACcagaccagaaaaaaattgtttcaggcATATTGATCAGGGGGGGCAGAATATTTTGGATGACCAGGAAGTCCCTCATGAGATAGATTCCTTTATGAGCAAGTTAAAGCCTATGGttcaaaaatcagaatttttaaaactcGTACCTGTTCAATGTTCTAAGAATATGCCATTAAATGTAGATAGCTTTTTCCAGGAAGGTCTTTCCAATGTGGAGCTCCCAGCTCTTAATAACCACAATGCTTCCATGAACTTCTCTATACTGCAAAACTCTGAAATCTGTGGGGAAAATGATCATCATAAAGCACTGgatgctggaaaagcagaacaaaaactGGATCATATTTCTAAAGAGACTTACAAAAAGACTCTGAAACCTTGTCATG GGAGAAAGGCTTTGCAAGATCTGACAAATACTAGTAAGCAATCTCACACTTTCTTACCTAAATCCCCCAAAACTTTAGAAGAAAACTCAGCAGCACCATCTAGACGAGGAAGAGCCACTATTTGCTACAAAGAACCCAATCTAAACCG CAAATTAAGGCGTGGGGATCAGTTTACAGATACACAATTTCTGGATTCCCCAGTCTATagagtaaaaaataaaagaagctttaaaagtaaatcaaaatgtatttga